In Bacillus cereus ATCC 14579, a single window of DNA contains:
- a CDS encoding MBL fold metallo-hydrolase, whose protein sequence is MMRVEVWGGAGEYGRSCYFVKNKETKIVFDCGINRSYEDSYPKIEREAVPFLDAVFLSHIHEDHTMGLPLLAKYGYKKKIWTTRYTKEQLPLYYEKWRNYNVLQGWNLPYSDQHIKDLNYVCIDEISNPNKWVQITPTLRFQWGYSGHVLGAVWFLVDMCNTYVFYSGDYSAESNILRANLPEKLGHNIKIAIVDAAYHTDDVSQNERVNELCAEIERVMQNKGIALLPLPQLGRAQDIVLYLYERYKEFPLIVDKEILAGFEEMFVYKDWIKNNEEFKWIMESLKRNIIVMDNDISMQNSYGIVVMSDANMQTKRAQLYYEQLRNEKRNAVIFTGHIAKGSFAEKVMKEHVGKECRVKRVPYKVHQSIRDVKEMLNTLLPEHTVLVHALKEDTDRLQQKLSTAGYENVYSLAMERIEVI, encoded by the coding sequence ATGATGAGAGTGGAAGTATGGGGAGGAGCAGGAGAATACGGTCGCTCCTGCTATTTTGTAAAAAATAAAGAGACGAAAATAGTATTTGATTGTGGTATTAATCGATCTTATGAGGATAGTTATCCAAAAATAGAGAGAGAAGCTGTTCCATTTTTAGATGCGGTATTTTTATCACATATTCATGAAGATCATACGATGGGTTTACCTTTATTAGCGAAGTATGGCTATAAGAAAAAAATTTGGACGACTCGTTATACGAAGGAGCAACTGCCGTTATATTATGAAAAATGGAGAAACTATAATGTGCTGCAAGGGTGGAATTTACCTTATAGCGACCAACATATAAAAGATTTAAATTATGTATGTATTGATGAGATTAGCAATCCAAATAAATGGGTACAAATTACTCCTACATTGCGGTTTCAATGGGGATATAGTGGCCATGTATTGGGAGCTGTTTGGTTTTTAGTTGATATGTGTAATACATACGTATTTTATTCAGGTGACTATTCAGCAGAGTCTAATATACTACGAGCTAATTTACCTGAGAAATTAGGCCACAATATAAAAATCGCAATTGTGGATGCCGCTTATCACACAGATGATGTTTCGCAAAATGAACGTGTAAACGAACTATGTGCAGAAATTGAACGAGTTATGCAAAATAAAGGAATAGCATTATTACCGCTTCCACAACTTGGTAGGGCGCAAGATATAGTATTGTATTTATATGAACGATATAAAGAATTTCCGCTTATAGTAGATAAAGAAATTTTGGCTGGATTTGAAGAGATGTTCGTATATAAAGATTGGATAAAAAATAATGAAGAATTTAAATGGATTATGGAGAGTTTAAAAAGAAACATAATAGTGATGGATAATGACATTAGTATGCAAAATAGTTACGGAATAGTTGTAATGAGTGATGCGAATATGCAAACGAAACGAGCGCAGTTATATTATGAACAACTTCGGAATGAAAAGCGAAATGCCGTTATTTTTACTGGGCATATTGCGAAAGGGAGTTTTGCAGAAAAAGTTATGAAAGAGCATGTAGGTAAAGAATGTAGGGTGAAGCGAGTTCCATATAAAGTTCACCAAAGTATAAGAGACGTTAAAGAGATGTTAAATACATTATTACCAGAACATACGGTGCTAGTGCACGCTTTGAAAGAGGATACGGATCGATTACAACAAAAGCTAAGTACAGCAGGATATGAAAATGTATATTCACTTGCAATGGAACGTATAGAAGTCATTTAA
- a CDS encoding YfmQ family protein — MTTWFIVMLVVFGAFKIIVSSLPNSVIESIISKYETHPKLEEENVTITIHGNNVEGEQKSKIIHDFNEGLFLDRYYAPPHNEGTPLIIHAKRGKKDFTFYIYSHEEHVDVVKQYKKKVVAYSLRSKNLQNSDMFVSADLA, encoded by the coding sequence ATGACGACTTGGTTTATTGTAATGTTAGTTGTATTTGGAGCATTTAAAATTATCGTTTCTAGCCTTCCTAACTCTGTTATTGAATCCATTATTAGCAAGTACGAAACACATCCAAAACTTGAAGAAGAGAATGTGACTATTACAATTCATGGAAATAACGTAGAAGGCGAACAGAAATCAAAAATTATTCATGATTTTAACGAAGGTTTATTTTTAGATCGCTATTATGCACCACCCCATAATGAAGGCACTCCTTTAATTATCCATGCAAAACGTGGTAAAAAAGATTTTACATTTTATATTTATAGTCATGAAGAGCATGTTGATGTTGTAAAACAATATAAAAAGAAGGTAGTTGCTTATAGTTTACGCTCTAAAAACCTTCAAAATAGTGATATGTTCGTGTCAGCTGATTTAGCTTAA
- a CDS encoding DUF3147 family protein: MHFLVKVIVSALIIGIITEVAKHYSTIGGFIAALPLVSLLSLFWISFEGGNKQELSQFALGVLYGFPASALLLFIVYIGLKNSFTLSTSVLLGIGVWCIVFACQKLFQA; this comes from the coding sequence ATGCATTTCCTCGTTAAAGTAATCGTTTCGGCACTTATTATTGGCATTATCACTGAAGTCGCTAAACATTACAGTACGATAGGTGGCTTTATTGCTGCCCTTCCTCTCGTGAGTTTACTTAGTTTATTTTGGATTTCATTCGAAGGCGGAAATAAACAAGAATTGAGTCAATTTGCTTTAGGGGTATTATATGGATTCCCCGCATCAGCACTACTATTATTTATTGTCTATATTGGTTTAAAAAATTCATTTACACTTAGTACATCTGTCCTACTTGGTATAGGTGTTTGGTGTATCGTTTTTGCTTGTCAAAAATTATTTCAAGCTTAG
- a CDS encoding histidine phosphatase family protein yields MTTIYFVRHAHSTYTKEERERPLSEKGHCDAENVTHLLKDKHIDVVISSPYKRAIQTVQGIANTYKLSIQTEEDLRERLLSTEPVSNFNDAMQNVWEDWSFAYEGGESNDIAQRRAVICMQNILKQYEGKNIVIGTHGNIMVLLMNYFNSKYDFEFWKTLHMPDVYKLNFDKNRFISAERIEKTGHRLNIL; encoded by the coding sequence ATGACAACAATATATTTCGTTCGCCATGCCCATTCTACATATACAAAAGAAGAACGGGAACGACCTTTATCTGAAAAAGGGCACTGTGATGCAGAGAATGTAACACATTTATTAAAAGATAAACATATTGATGTTGTTATTTCTAGTCCGTACAAAAGAGCAATCCAAACTGTACAAGGAATTGCGAATACATATAAATTATCAATACAAACAGAAGAAGATTTGCGTGAAAGATTATTGAGCACAGAGCCAGTATCAAATTTTAATGATGCTATGCAGAATGTGTGGGAAGATTGGAGTTTTGCATACGAAGGCGGAGAATCGAATGATATCGCACAAAGGCGCGCTGTAATATGTATGCAAAATATATTAAAACAATATGAAGGTAAGAATATTGTAATAGGTACGCATGGAAATATTATGGTATTACTCATGAATTATTTTAATTCGAAATATGATTTTGAGTTTTGGAAAACACTTCATATGCCTGATGTGTATAAATTAAATTTTGATAAAAATCGTTTCATTTCTGCTGAAAGAATAGAGAAAACAGGTCATCGGTTAAATATTTTGTAA
- a CDS encoding serine hydrolase: MRGLKVVGIIAGITIVGCIAFFSVKEYVNSKEDSNYVLNYIKEHKDDKTTSLIVKRNGETLTSINEKEKLPLASMSKIIIAIEYAKQVAEGKIRKDEQISLKELEKYYVKNTDGGAHPAWLDDVKVKELVKGGQTSLEEVVKGMIHYSSNANASYLLDKLGAARINESLKELGLNSHDEFYPTYTGALYMRGYVEKELHIPQNKALDKLRNMSNDEYVKHVWQIHEWMKDEKEWTKREISLKADMDFQRIWSDRFIGANAKDYMSLLEKINSRNYFTPQMQGEIENIFKGTVGEGMFEFAGQKGGSTAFVLTNSFYGTDKKGNKIEIVFMMNNLSEKAFEKLLSNMDYFIRDIVISEEFRNKLQ; this comes from the coding sequence ATGAGGGGATTAAAAGTTGTTGGAATTATAGCTGGAATTACTATAGTAGGCTGTATAGCTTTCTTTTCAGTGAAGGAATATGTCAATTCCAAAGAAGACTCTAATTATGTGCTAAATTACATAAAAGAACATAAGGATGATAAAACAACTTCTTTAATTGTTAAAAGAAATGGTGAAACATTGACATCAATAAATGAAAAAGAAAAACTACCGCTAGCAAGTATGTCGAAAATCATTATAGCAATTGAATATGCTAAGCAAGTAGCTGAAGGGAAAATAAGAAAAGACGAGCAAATTTCATTGAAAGAATTAGAAAAATACTATGTGAAAAATACTGATGGTGGTGCACACCCTGCATGGCTAGATGATGTAAAAGTTAAAGAGTTAGTGAAGGGTGGTCAAACTTCTTTAGAAGAAGTAGTGAAAGGAATGATCCATTATAGTTCGAATGCGAATGCATCATATTTATTAGACAAGCTTGGAGCAGCGCGGATAAATGAAAGTTTGAAAGAGTTAGGCTTAAATAGTCACGATGAATTTTATCCAACGTATACAGGGGCATTATATATGAGGGGCTATGTTGAAAAAGAACTGCATATTCCTCAAAATAAAGCATTGGACAAGCTACGTAATATGTCTAATGATGAATATGTTAAGCATGTATGGCAAATACATGAATGGATGAAAGACGAGAAAGAATGGACAAAACGCGAGATATCTTTAAAAGCCGATATGGACTTTCAGCGTATTTGGTCAGATCGGTTTATAGGTGCAAATGCGAAGGATTACATGAGTTTACTGGAAAAGATAAATAGCAGAAATTATTTTACACCACAAATGCAAGGTGAGATTGAGAATATATTTAAAGGAACCGTAGGAGAGGGTATGTTCGAATTTGCTGGACAGAAAGGTGGTTCTACTGCATTTGTATTAACAAATAGTTTCTATGGTACTGATAAAAAAGGGAATAAGATTGAGATTGTCTTTATGATGAACAATTTGAGTGAAAAAGCATTTGAAAAGCTTCTAAGTAATATGGATTACTTTATTCGAGATATTGTCATAAGTGAGGAATTCAGAAATAAATTACAATGA
- a CDS encoding alpha/beta fold hydrolase has product MYRFCLSKIISSLGGINIHKFVEIMGQNIEVHIKGDGKQTVVIQTGMTCSFYDWFPIIEKLSEHFTVVSYHRPGYGKSDLGNQPRTIRHVTKELHMLLNKLAIQEPFILIGHSYGGLCAQHFAMLHEDKLQALILVDSTSMNLHRLDELHLPISDQTDSDDVWFQKYNIYSKMDVDTLYNELKPILTDQSKQQIEFSTSPSLYKATASELSEWKNCALLLKELCKTLEIPLIVIGRDPQYSITQLTNGGMPKEEATQLEAMWQELIHEQLHLSTNSQYILAEHASHGIENDRPDIIIEAIHFLQIKKGSN; this is encoded by the coding sequence GTGTATCGTTTTTGCTTGTCAAAAATTATTTCAAGCTTAGGAGGAATTAACATTCATAAATTTGTAGAAATAATGGGGCAAAATATAGAAGTACATATAAAAGGAGATGGTAAACAAACTGTAGTCATTCAAACCGGAATGACTTGCTCATTTTATGATTGGTTTCCTATTATAGAAAAGCTTTCAGAGCACTTTACAGTTGTTTCATACCATCGCCCAGGTTACGGAAAAAGTGATTTAGGCAATCAGCCGCGTACAATAAGGCACGTTACAAAAGAGCTACATATGTTACTAAACAAACTAGCTATTCAAGAACCATTTATTCTAATCGGTCATTCCTATGGAGGATTATGTGCACAACATTTTGCGATGTTACATGAAGATAAGCTGCAAGCACTTATTTTAGTTGATTCTACTTCGATGAACTTACACCGTTTAGATGAACTTCATTTACCAATTTCTGATCAAACTGATTCTGATGATGTTTGGTTTCAAAAATATAATATATATTCCAAAATGGATGTAGACACACTTTATAATGAACTAAAACCTATTCTCACCGATCAATCAAAACAGCAAATTGAATTCTCTACCTCGCCTTCATTATATAAAGCGACAGCTTCTGAACTATCGGAGTGGAAAAACTGTGCTCTCTTACTAAAAGAGCTATGTAAAACATTAGAAATACCATTAATCGTTATCGGTAGAGATCCTCAATATTCTATTACTCAATTGACTAATGGTGGCATGCCAAAAGAGGAAGCAACACAACTTGAAGCAATGTGGCAAGAACTAATTCACGAACAATTACACCTCTCAACTAACAGCCAATATATTCTTGCCGAACATGCTAGTCACGGTATAGAAAATGATCGACCAGATATTATTATTGAGGCGATTCATTTCTTACAAATAAAAAAAGGAAGCAACTAA
- a CDS encoding ABC transporter substrate-binding protein, translating into MKKFSSLKSLFVCTLLFSAVVTGCSSKTGDADAKSKNTTEKKIVVYSAGPKGLAEKIQKDFQKKTGIKVEMFQGTTGKILARMEAEKKNPVVDVVVLASLPAMEGLKKEGQTLAYKEAKQADKLRSEWSDDKGHYFGYSASALGIVYNTKNVKTAPEDWSDITKGEWKGKVNLPDPALSGSALDFVTGYVKKNGQDGWNLFEQLKKNEVTVAGANQEALDPVVTGAKDMVIAGVDYMTYSAKAKGEPVDIVYPKSGTVISPRAAGIMKDSKNVEGAKEFIDYLLSDDVQKQVSKAYLLPGRTDIKAENRPNVEEIPVLNIDWKTIEKEQDEIGKQFKKVFQ; encoded by the coding sequence ATGAAGAAATTCAGTTCGCTTAAGTCTTTATTTGTATGTACTTTATTATTTTCGGCTGTAGTAACAGGGTGTAGTTCAAAGACAGGCGATGCAGATGCGAAAAGTAAAAATACGACTGAAAAGAAAATTGTTGTATATAGTGCAGGGCCAAAAGGGTTAGCAGAAAAAATTCAAAAAGACTTTCAAAAGAAAACTGGTATAAAGGTGGAAATGTTTCAAGGGACAACTGGTAAAATTTTAGCGAGAATGGAAGCTGAAAAGAAAAATCCAGTCGTTGATGTAGTCGTACTTGCATCATTACCAGCGATGGAAGGATTAAAGAAAGAGGGTCAAACGTTAGCTTATAAAGAAGCGAAACAAGCTGATAAGCTGCGTTCTGAATGGTCAGATGATAAAGGACATTATTTCGGGTATAGTGCTTCAGCATTAGGGATTGTGTACAATACAAAAAATGTGAAGACAGCGCCTGAAGATTGGAGCGATATAACGAAAGGAGAATGGAAAGGGAAAGTGAATCTTCCAGATCCAGCACTTTCAGGTTCAGCTTTAGACTTTGTAACAGGATACGTGAAAAAGAATGGACAAGATGGATGGAATTTATTTGAGCAGCTTAAGAAAAATGAAGTTACAGTAGCAGGAGCAAATCAGGAAGCGTTAGACCCAGTTGTAACAGGTGCGAAAGATATGGTCATTGCGGGTGTTGATTATATGACGTATAGCGCAAAAGCAAAGGGTGAACCTGTTGATATTGTATATCCAAAAAGCGGAACAGTTATTAGCCCACGTGCAGCTGGGATTATGAAGGATAGTAAAAATGTTGAAGGTGCAAAAGAGTTTATTGATTATTTATTATCCGATGATGTACAAAAACAAGTTTCTAAAGCGTATTTATTGCCTGGTAGAACAGATATAAAAGCTGAAAATAGACCAAATGTAGAAGAGATTCCAGTATTAAATATTGATTGGAAAACAATTGAGAAAGAGCAAGATGAAATAGGAAAACAATTTAAGAAAGTATTTCAATAA
- a CDS encoding DUF4398 domain-containing protein, producing the protein MKKLSFVMLFLLVVMAGCSNYDTYIETGMQSLKDEKYSDATMWFEKAEKEKSGNEAKSYKEVAEKMDHGATALKDGKYLEAKDIANEVLQKKKDDELEKAVTSNAENMLQKAKDVEEKVNERVAKRRKVEEEGIDKLIKAVDSIDEVKEKEKKVSEALDKAEEAQAKIEAKKNK; encoded by the coding sequence ATGAAAAAATTAAGTTTTGTTATGCTTTTTCTATTAGTCGTAATGGCTGGATGTAGCAATTATGACACATATATTGAAACAGGTATGCAATCATTGAAAGATGAAAAGTATAGTGATGCAACAATGTGGTTCGAAAAAGCAGAAAAAGAAAAATCAGGAAACGAAGCGAAATCATATAAAGAAGTTGCTGAGAAAATGGATCATGGAGCAACAGCATTAAAAGACGGTAAGTATTTAGAAGCGAAAGACATTGCAAATGAAGTGTTACAAAAGAAAAAAGATGATGAACTTGAAAAAGCTGTAACATCAAATGCAGAGAATATGCTTCAAAAAGCAAAAGATGTGGAAGAGAAAGTAAATGAAAGAGTGGCAAAGCGTAGAAAGGTAGAAGAAGAAGGAATCGATAAACTTATTAAAGCTGTCGATAGTATAGATGAAGTGAAAGAAAAAGAGAAGAAAGTATCAGAAGCATTAGATAAGGCTGAAGAGGCGCAAGCAAAAATTGAGGCAAAGAAAAATAAATAG
- a CDS encoding LysR family transcriptional regulator — translation MNLLKLEIVVLIKKYKKLTIVAEKLGVKQPTITFHIKSLEEELGVSLFELRSGRYFLTEAGEALHHYACKIDALMKEARRVTQEFKDFHKGAITIGASYVPATYLLPEVVHQFQCEFPNIKITLLVKTAPEIRMMLQNHEIDLGIISAAPFDEPLLKQTNIMPDTLVLAFSKEHHFSKKDNVSLQNIEKERILLHRNPSTTRDLLTQWTLAHNITFQSEIELDSLETMKQILKYGNGIAFISKLAIEQEIQRNELCYIPIPEFEFQRNIYTIHHEDRWNSKIISFLLQSITSFTTKN, via the coding sequence ATGAATCTCTTAAAATTAGAAATTGTAGTACTTATTAAGAAATACAAAAAGCTTACAATCGTTGCAGAAAAACTTGGCGTTAAACAACCAACTATTACATTTCATATAAAAAGCTTAGAAGAAGAACTCGGTGTGTCTTTATTTGAATTACGTTCTGGAAGGTATTTCTTAACAGAGGCTGGTGAGGCTTTGCACCATTATGCTTGTAAAATAGATGCGCTTATGAAAGAAGCTAGACGTGTCACGCAAGAGTTTAAAGATTTTCATAAAGGTGCTATAACAATCGGCGCTAGTTATGTACCAGCGACTTATCTTTTGCCAGAAGTCGTTCATCAATTTCAATGCGAATTTCCCAATATAAAAATAACGCTACTAGTGAAAACAGCCCCTGAAATTCGAATGATGCTACAAAATCACGAAATCGATCTTGGGATAATTTCCGCTGCTCCATTTGATGAACCACTTTTAAAACAAACGAATATAATGCCCGATACACTTGTTCTTGCCTTTTCCAAAGAACATCATTTTTCAAAGAAAGACAATGTATCGTTACAAAATATCGAAAAGGAACGCATACTATTGCATCGTAATCCATCTACAACGAGAGATTTACTTACACAATGGACGTTGGCGCACAACATTACATTCCAATCTGAAATTGAATTAGACTCATTAGAAACGATGAAACAAATTTTAAAATATGGTAATGGAATTGCCTTTATTTCTAAACTTGCTATCGAGCAAGAAATACAACGAAATGAGCTATGCTATATACCAATCCCTGAATTTGAATTTCAGCGTAATATTTATACGATTCATCATGAGGACAGATGGAATTCTAAAATCATTTCTTTTTTACTACAAAGCATCACTTCATTTACAACAAAAAATTAA
- a CDS encoding MarR family winged helix-turn-helix transcriptional regulator: MYNINQHWESIYYHLRYEYEDNLSHQAIRILQIVSREKDITIGKVATELSLSHNTASEHIKRLIQKGFIVKERNKKDERVVNLTLTIEGIEGLEKHTLLDKEKIKILESQLSKEEQQLIEKAFSLLAKEAKYAFPR; encoded by the coding sequence ATGTACAACATTAATCAACATTGGGAGAGCATTTATTATCACTTACGATACGAATACGAGGACAACCTTTCCCACCAAGCAATTCGTATTTTACAAATCGTTTCTCGTGAGAAAGATATAACAATTGGAAAAGTCGCTACTGAGCTTAGTCTTTCTCATAACACAGCATCTGAACATATAAAACGCCTTATTCAAAAGGGTTTCATCGTTAAAGAGAGAAATAAAAAAGATGAAAGAGTGGTAAACCTTACATTAACAATTGAAGGAATTGAAGGATTAGAAAAACATACTTTACTAGATAAAGAAAAGATAAAAATATTAGAATCACAGTTATCAAAAGAAGAACAACAATTAATTGAAAAAGCATTTTCGTTATTAGCGAAGGAGGCAAAATATGCATTTCCTCGTTAA
- a CDS encoding ABC transporter ATP-binding protein — translation MDIKISGLEKTFGKTQALKPLQIVMKQGEFTTLLGPSGCGKTTLLRMIAGLEEPDKGEIYFGDQCMYSAAKKIKTSPHERNIGMVFQDFALWPHMTVFENVAFGLRATKQTNHLREKVEDAIKRVRLQGMEKRYPHELSGGQQQRVAFARAIVTKPHFILFDEPLSALDAILREEMRIELMDIVHSIGLTALYVTHDQTEAMSMSDQIIVMKQGEVLQKGTPEDIYVKPSHEFVAKFVGKANWLVEGEKMIRPEHVSWTKNDVCEMYTGEIQHVTYVGERYEVKVNMGTLGIWTAYHNSKLSIGKPVSLYVPKKCIHHIGGESYEEIQFA, via the coding sequence ATGGATATTAAAATTAGTGGATTAGAAAAGACATTTGGAAAAACACAGGCGTTAAAGCCGTTGCAGATTGTAATGAAACAAGGGGAATTTACTACACTTTTAGGGCCTTCGGGGTGTGGGAAAACGACTTTACTTAGAATGATAGCAGGGCTTGAGGAACCGGATAAGGGAGAAATATATTTTGGAGACCAGTGCATGTATTCTGCTGCAAAAAAGATAAAGACATCTCCTCATGAACGGAATATCGGTATGGTATTTCAAGATTTTGCTTTATGGCCGCACATGACTGTTTTTGAAAATGTTGCATTTGGTTTAAGGGCTACAAAGCAAACGAATCATTTACGAGAAAAAGTAGAAGATGCGATAAAGCGAGTTCGCCTGCAAGGTATGGAGAAACGGTATCCACACGAACTTTCTGGTGGACAGCAACAACGTGTCGCATTCGCTAGAGCAATTGTAACAAAACCTCATTTTATTTTGTTTGATGAACCGCTAAGTGCACTCGATGCAATTTTGCGAGAAGAAATGAGAATAGAGCTTATGGATATCGTTCATTCCATTGGTTTAACTGCACTGTATGTCACTCACGACCAAACAGAAGCAATGTCAATGTCAGATCAAATTATTGTCATGAAACAAGGAGAAGTATTACAAAAAGGAACACCGGAAGATATTTATGTGAAACCGTCTCATGAATTTGTTGCCAAATTTGTTGGTAAGGCGAATTGGCTTGTAGAGGGTGAAAAAATGATTCGTCCAGAGCATGTGAGTTGGACAAAAAATGATGTGTGCGAAATGTATACAGGTGAAATTCAGCACGTTACATATGTAGGAGAACGTTATGAAGTGAAAGTAAATATGGGGACTTTAGGCATCTGGACAGCCTATCACAATAGTAAGCTAAGCATCGGTAAACCAGTATCGTTATATGTGCCAAAAAAATGTATTCATCATATAGGGGGAGAATCGTATGAAGAAATTCAGTTCGCTTAA
- a CDS encoding MFS transporter: protein MGDISIGKHDSRMKIATRNIILMMIGKMTSLLGAGIYTFAMGLYVLKTTGSGMGFAITLVCGSLPRMICGPIAGAVADRVNRKWLVIGTDLLSSLTMLSMFILATIFGPSLLFIYISAALLSICASFYSVALTSSIPSLVDEGRIQKASALNQTAASLSNILGPIIGGVVYGFFSIKSFFLLNSITFFLAVILQLFIVFDLYKKEVAESTEHFLTSIKEGFLYVKRQREIYGLMKIALWVNFFACGLTVALPYIIVHTLHLSSKQLGTVEGMLAVGMLMGAIALSVRKEVNNPFRSIYTGLFLFAGLSLCTAFPLLVIIPKVASFIYYIAFMMLTGIAIMIVNIPMQVHMQKTTDPSYLGRVFGLLETIATAIAPLGMIVYGLLLDMLPTSIVMMTIGGGLLLVVLVGVKQHMAKKQVDVSA, encoded by the coding sequence ATGGGAGATATAAGTATAGGAAAACATGATTCAAGAATGAAGATTGCAACTAGAAATATCATTTTAATGATGATTGGAAAAATGACGTCTTTATTAGGTGCAGGTATTTATACGTTCGCAATGGGATTATATGTATTAAAGACTACTGGTTCAGGGATGGGTTTTGCAATTACGCTCGTTTGCGGATCACTTCCAAGGATGATCTGTGGCCCAATTGCTGGTGCTGTAGCAGACCGTGTGAATCGAAAATGGCTTGTCATTGGTACTGATTTATTAAGTAGTTTAACGATGCTTAGTATGTTTATTCTTGCTACTATATTTGGGCCATCACTTCTTTTTATTTATATTTCAGCAGCATTATTATCAATTTGTGCAAGTTTTTATTCTGTTGCATTAACTTCGTCTATTCCGAGTTTAGTAGATGAAGGACGTATTCAAAAAGCGAGTGCTTTAAATCAAACGGCGGCTTCTTTATCAAATATTTTAGGCCCGATTATTGGCGGAGTTGTATATGGTTTCTTTTCAATTAAATCGTTTTTCCTATTAAATAGCATTACGTTCTTTTTAGCGGTTATTTTGCAATTATTTATCGTATTTGATTTATATAAAAAAGAAGTGGCTGAAAGTACAGAGCATTTCTTGACGAGTATAAAAGAAGGTTTTTTATATGTAAAAAGACAACGTGAAATATATGGTCTAATGAAAATAGCATTGTGGGTAAACTTTTTTGCGTGTGGTCTAACAGTTGCACTTCCGTACATTATCGTCCATACATTGCATTTATCTTCAAAGCAACTCGGTACTGTAGAGGGAATGTTAGCAGTCGGGATGCTAATGGGAGCGATTGCTTTATCAGTGCGTAAAGAAGTGAATAATCCGTTTCGTTCTATTTATACTGGACTGTTTTTGTTTGCAGGTTTAAGTTTATGTACAGCCTTTCCGTTGTTAGTTATCATTCCAAAAGTAGCAAGTTTTATTTACTATATTGCTTTTATGATGTTAACTGGTATAGCAATTATGATTGTAAACATTCCAATGCAAGTACATATGCAAAAAACGACAGATCCGAGCTACCTAGGGCGTGTGTTTGGCCTACTTGAAACAATTGCGACTGCAATCGCACCGCTTGGTATGATTGTATATGGACTACTATTAGATATGTTGCCAACTAGCATTGTTATGATGACAATAGGTGGAGGGTTATTGTTAGTTGTATTAGTTGGAGTAAAGCAACATATGGCGAAAAAACAAGTAGATGTGTCCGCTTAA